Proteins co-encoded in one Bacillus sp. FSL H8-0547 genomic window:
- a CDS encoding isoprenyl transferase, which translates to MLGKLKNWRNPNRELSVTSKDDLIKRGIPEHIAIIMDGNGRWAKKRALPRIAGHHEGMKTVRKITKLSNELGVKALTLYAFSTENWKRPKSEVDYLMKLPEEFLGTFLPELIEENVQVRIIGDESKIPAHTLRAVQKAKEETGSNNGLILNFALNYGSRAEMIHAVRGIVEDAENGELKIEDISEELFSSYLMTSGMKDPDLLIRTSGEIRLSNFMLWQLAYSEFVFTDVLWPDFSEDHLLSAIDEYQHRGRRFGGL; encoded by the coding sequence ATGCTGGGCAAACTGAAAAATTGGAGAAATCCTAACCGGGAACTGTCTGTTACCTCAAAAGATGACTTGATCAAACGGGGAATACCTGAACATATTGCCATTATTATGGACGGAAATGGGAGATGGGCCAAAAAACGCGCACTTCCAAGGATTGCCGGACACCATGAAGGCATGAAGACAGTAAGAAAAATCACAAAGCTTTCCAATGAGCTCGGTGTAAAGGCTCTTACTCTATATGCTTTTTCAACTGAAAACTGGAAACGCCCAAAGTCTGAAGTCGATTACCTGATGAAGCTGCCTGAAGAGTTTCTAGGAACTTTTCTGCCTGAGCTGATCGAGGAAAATGTACAGGTCAGAATTATTGGCGACGAATCCAAAATACCGGCGCATACGCTTCGCGCTGTGCAAAAAGCAAAAGAGGAAACAGGATCCAATAACGGACTTATTTTAAATTTTGCCTTGAATTACGGAAGCCGGGCGGAGATGATTCATGCTGTCCGCGGCATTGTTGAAGATGCAGAAAACGGCGAATTAAAGATTGAAGACATAAGCGAAGAGCTGTTTTCAAGTTATTTAATGACAAGCGGAATGAAAGATCCTGATTTGCTGATCCGGACAAGCGGGGAAATCAGGCTGAGCAACTTCATGCTATGGCAGCTTGCCTACTCGGAATTCGTCTTTACGGATGTTCTCTGGCCGGATTTCAGCGAAGATCACCTTCTTTCAGCCATTGATGAATATCAGCACAGAGGAAGAAGGTTTGGAGGATTGTAA
- the tsf gene encoding translation elongation factor Ts: protein MAITAQMVKELREKTGAGMMDCKKALTATEGDMEKAIDFLREKGIASASKKADRVAAEGLALVKAEGNEAVILEVNSETDFVAKNEGFKELLDTLASHLLAKKPADLEAALASEMDNGTTVNDYINSAIAKIGEKITLRRFDIVSKTDSDAFGSYLHMGGRIAVLAVLEGTTDEDTAKDVAMHVAAVNPKYIGRDAVSEEEVTREREVLSQQALNEGKPANIVEKMVEGRLGKFFEEICLLEQNFVKNPDLKVKQFVESKGATVKSFTRFEVGEGIEKRQDNFAEEVMNQVKK from the coding sequence ATGGCAATTACAGCTCAAATGGTAAAAGAATTACGCGAAAAAACTGGTGCAGGTATGATGGACTGCAAAAAAGCACTTACAGCAACAGAAGGCGATATGGAAAAAGCGATTGATTTCCTTCGTGAAAAAGGAATCGCTTCTGCTTCTAAAAAAGCGGACCGCGTAGCTGCTGAAGGACTTGCTCTTGTTAAAGCTGAAGGAAACGAAGCCGTTATCCTTGAAGTGAACTCTGAAACTGATTTCGTAGCTAAAAACGAAGGATTCAAGGAGCTTCTTGATACACTTGCTTCACACCTTCTTGCTAAAAAGCCTGCTGACCTTGAAGCTGCTCTTGCATCTGAAATGGACAATGGCACAACTGTAAATGACTACATCAACTCTGCAATCGCTAAAATCGGTGAGAAAATCACTCTTCGCCGCTTTGATATCGTATCAAAAACAGACAGCGATGCATTCGGTTCTTACCTTCACATGGGCGGCCGCATTGCCGTTCTTGCTGTTCTTGAAGGAACAACTGACGAAGATACAGCTAAAGACGTTGCGATGCACGTAGCTGCTGTTAACCCTAAATACATCGGCCGTGACGCTGTAAGCGAAGAAGAAGTAACTCGCGAGCGCGAAGTTCTTTCTCAGCAGGCTCTAAACGAAGGCAAGCCTGCTAACATCGTTGAAAAAATGGTTGAAGGCCGTCTTGGCAAATTCTTCGAAGAGATCTGCCTTCTTGAGCAGAACTTCGTTAAAAACCCTGATCTTAAAGTAAAACAATTTGTTGAGTCTAAAGGCGCAACAGTAAAAAGCTTTACTCGCTTTGAAGTAGGCGAAGGCATTGAAAAACGCCAGGATAACTTTGCTGAAGAAGTTATGAACCAAGTCAAAAAATAA
- the rpsB gene encoding 30S ribosomal protein S2 has protein sequence MSVISMKQLLEAGVHFGHQTRRWNPKMKRYIFTERNGIYIIDLQKTVKKVEEAYQFTKELAANGGTILFVGTKKQAQDSVKEEAERSGMYFVNQRWLGGTLTNFETIQKRIKRLKDIEKMREDGTFEVLPKKEVVQLNKELERLEKFLGGIKDMKGLPDALFIIDPRKERIAVAEARKLNIPIVGIVDTNCDPDEIDYVIPANDDAIRAVKLLTSKIADAILETKQGEETTA, from the coding sequence ATGTCAGTCATTTCAATGAAACAACTACTTGAAGCAGGTGTTCATTTCGGCCATCAAACACGCCGCTGGAACCCTAAGATGAAGCGTTACATCTTCACTGAGCGTAACGGCATCTACATCATCGACCTTCAAAAAACAGTTAAGAAGGTTGAAGAAGCTTACCAGTTCACGAAAGAACTAGCTGCAAACGGCGGCACAATTCTTTTCGTAGGAACTAAAAAACAAGCTCAGGATTCAGTTAAAGAAGAAGCTGAGCGTTCAGGAATGTACTTCGTTAACCAACGTTGGTTGGGCGGAACGCTTACAAACTTTGAAACGATTCAAAAGCGCATCAAACGTCTGAAAGACATCGAAAAAATGCGTGAAGACGGCACTTTCGAAGTTCTTCCAAAGAAAGAAGTTGTTCAGCTTAACAAAGAGCTTGAGCGTCTTGAGAAATTCTTGGGCGGAATCAAAGACATGAAAGGTCTTCCTGATGCACTATTCATCATTGACCCTCGCAAAGAGCGCATTGCCGTTGCTGAAGCACGCAAATTGAACATTCCAATCGTTGGTATCGTTGATACAAACTGCGATCCGGATGAAATTGATTACGTAATTCCTGCAAATGATGATGCAATCCGTGCAGTTAAGCTTTTAACTTCTAAAATTGCTGATGCAATTCTTGAAACAAAACAAGGTGAAGAAACAACTGCTTAA
- the frr gene encoding ribosome recycling factor, translated as MAKQVLAQAKDKMEKAVSAYNRELSTVRAGRANASLLDKIVVDYYGAPTPVNQLASINTPEARLLVIQPYDKTVLGEIEKAILKSDLGLNPTNDGSLIRLAIPALTEERRKELAKLVKKYAEEAKVAVRNVRRDANDDLKKLEKNGEITEDELRTNNDQVQKTTDEFISKIDAIAKDKEKEIMEV; from the coding sequence ATGGCTAAACAAGTTCTTGCACAAGCAAAAGATAAAATGGAAAAAGCGGTATCTGCCTATAACAGAGAGCTTTCAACCGTTCGCGCAGGCCGTGCAAATGCATCTCTTCTTGATAAAATTGTCGTAGATTACTACGGTGCGCCTACACCGGTCAACCAGCTTGCTTCTATTAACACACCTGAAGCAAGACTGCTTGTGATTCAGCCTTATGACAAAACGGTACTCGGCGAAATCGAAAAAGCGATCCTTAAATCAGATCTTGGATTAAATCCTACAAACGACGGATCTTTAATCCGGCTTGCTATTCCGGCCCTTACTGAAGAGCGCCGCAAAGAGCTTGCTAAACTTGTAAAGAAATATGCTGAAGAAGCAAAAGTTGCAGTCCGCAATGTGCGCCGTGACGCAAACGACGATTTGAAAAAGCTTGAGAAAAATGGCGAAATTACAGAAGATGAGCTTCGCACAAACAATGATCAAGTTCAAAAAACGACGGATGAGTTCATCAGCAAAATTGACGCTATTGCAAAAGATAAAGAAAAAGAAATCATGGAAGTTTAA
- a CDS encoding chemotaxis protein CheD: MEAFGMDKQERMIKVGIAEKNIVSQPYLIRTSGLGSCVGLVLFDEEQKTAGLVHIMLPDSSLSRTGDYNPSKYADTAVKDLADKLAERGCRKGALKAKLAGGAQMFPFQPSRMLNIGARNVAAVLKQLDTMKIPVISMDTGGSSGRTIEFNPATGKLSISTVNQSAKTI, encoded by the coding sequence ATGGAAGCCTTTGGAATGGACAAACAGGAGCGAATGATCAAGGTTGGAATTGCTGAAAAAAACATCGTTTCACAGCCATATTTGATAAGAACATCCGGACTTGGCTCATGTGTAGGGCTTGTGCTGTTCGACGAGGAACAAAAAACAGCCGGCCTCGTGCACATCATGCTGCCTGATTCCTCTTTGTCCCGCACAGGAGATTACAATCCTTCCAAATATGCGGATACAGCTGTAAAGGACCTGGCTGATAAACTGGCAGAAAGAGGGTGCAGAAAGGGTGCTTTGAAAGCAAAGCTTGCAGGCGGAGCGCAAATGTTCCCTTTTCAGCCTTCGAGGATGCTCAACATCGGAGCAAGGAATGTGGCCGCTGTTTTAAAGCAGCTGGATACAATGAAAATTCCTGTCATCAGCATGGATACTGGGGGAAGCAGCGGGAGAACGATCGAGTTTAATCCCGCAACAGGAAAGCTTTCTATTTCCACAGTCAATCAATCTGCAAAAACAATCTGA
- a CDS encoding proline--tRNA ligase, with amino-acid sequence MKQSMTFIPTLREVPADADIKSHQLLLRAGYMRQNASGIYSYLPLASIVLKKIEQIVREEMNRAGSAELLMPALQQSELWQESGRWYTYGPELMRMKDRHSREFALGATHEEVITSLVRDEVKSYKRLPLNLYQIQSKFRDEKRPRFGLLRGREFIMKDAYSFHASFESLDEVYEKMFQAYSNVFSRCGLNYRAVIADSGAMGGKDTHEFMVLSDVGEDTIAYSDTSSYAANVEMAPVITQYEKSSEEQQDLVKTETPNQRTIEEVADYLNVEKEKLIKSLVFKVDEKFVMVLARGDHEINDIKIKNLYGASVVELATPEETKQAAGVLPGFVGPVGADSAIEIIADHAVQSVVNGVCGAGEENYHYTGVNLDRDAAVSQYADLRFIEEGDASPDGEGTIQFAKGIEVGHVFKLGTRYSEAMNATFLDENGRAQPMIMGCYGIGVSRTLAAIVEQYNDDKGIVWPAAVAPFQVHLITANAKQDAQSSLGEKLYTELLEAGFEVLYDDRIERAGVKFADSDLIGIPVRIVVGKQAEDGIVEVKERKTGESMDVSLSDLHETISRLLQK; translated from the coding sequence ATGAAACAGAGTATGACGTTTATTCCTACTTTAAGAGAAGTGCCTGCAGATGCGGATATTAAAAGCCACCAGCTTTTGCTCCGGGCAGGCTACATGCGGCAAAATGCGAGCGGAATCTACAGTTATTTGCCGCTTGCCTCTATTGTTCTTAAAAAAATTGAGCAGATTGTACGAGAAGAGATGAACCGTGCAGGCTCAGCCGAACTGCTTATGCCTGCACTCCAGCAGTCAGAACTTTGGCAGGAATCCGGCAGATGGTACACATACGGCCCTGAGCTTATGAGAATGAAAGACAGGCACAGCCGTGAATTTGCACTTGGCGCCACACATGAAGAGGTTATTACATCTCTTGTGCGCGACGAAGTTAAGTCCTATAAGAGACTTCCTTTGAATCTGTATCAGATTCAGTCGAAATTCAGGGATGAAAAGCGTCCCCGATTTGGACTTCTGCGCGGCCGCGAGTTCATTATGAAAGATGCCTATTCTTTCCATGCTTCGTTTGAAAGTCTTGATGAAGTGTATGAAAAGATGTTTCAGGCATACAGCAATGTGTTTTCACGCTGCGGCCTGAACTACCGGGCAGTTATTGCTGATTCTGGTGCCATGGGCGGAAAAGACACCCATGAGTTCATGGTTTTGTCTGACGTCGGCGAAGATACAATTGCCTATTCAGACACATCGTCCTATGCTGCCAATGTAGAGATGGCTCCTGTTATTACTCAATATGAGAAAAGCAGTGAAGAACAGCAGGACCTTGTAAAAACAGAAACACCAAATCAAAGAACGATTGAAGAAGTAGCGGATTACCTGAACGTCGAAAAAGAGAAGCTGATTAAATCTCTTGTTTTTAAAGTGGACGAAAAATTTGTGATGGTGCTTGCACGCGGCGATCACGAAATCAACGATATAAAAATCAAAAACCTTTACGGGGCATCAGTTGTCGAACTTGCGACACCTGAAGAAACGAAGCAGGCGGCAGGAGTTCTGCCAGGTTTTGTCGGCCCTGTGGGAGCAGATTCTGCAATTGAGATTATTGCCGATCATGCGGTTCAGTCCGTTGTAAACGGCGTTTGCGGCGCAGGTGAAGAAAATTATCATTATACAGGCGTTAATCTAGATCGTGACGCAGCTGTCAGCCAGTATGCTGACCTTCGTTTCATTGAAGAGGGAGACGCTTCACCGGACGGAGAAGGAACGATTCAGTTTGCCAAAGGAATTGAAGTGGGACATGTATTCAAACTTGGAACACGCTACAGTGAAGCAATGAATGCGACGTTCCTTGATGAAAACGGCAGAGCGCAGCCGATGATTATGGGCTGTTACGGCATTGGCGTTTCAAGAACATTAGCTGCTATTGTTGAGCAGTATAATGACGATAAGGGTATTGTCTGGCCGGCTGCTGTTGCGCCGTTCCAAGTCCACCTGATCACAGCAAATGCAAAACAGGATGCGCAGTCTTCTCTTGGCGAAAAACTGTATACTGAGCTTTTAGAAGCTGGATTTGAAGTTCTTTATGATGACAGAATCGAACGCGCAGGGGTTAAATTTGCCGACTCTGATCTGATAGGCATTCCTGTCAGAATCGTAGTTGGAAAACAGGCCGAAGACGGCATCGTGGAAGTAAAAGAGCGGAAAACAGGAGAGAGTATGGACGTATCTCTCTCAGATCTGCATGAAACGATTTCAAGGCTGCTTCAGAAGTAA
- a CDS encoding FliA/WhiG family RNA polymerase sigma factor produces the protein MEQAAKLEEQEYWNKWIHYRDHEACNALIHRYLPLVSYHVQRISVSLPKSVNKEDLKSIGMVGLYDALEKFDYTRDLKFETYASFRIRGAILDGLRKEDWLPRSSREKAKKVDAAIERLEQKYLRNVQPKEVAADLEMSENEVISIMNEGFFANVLSIDDQNHEHDEQDHQKFVIRDEKAEMPEEKMVKDELIGQLAEVIVNLTEKEQQVISLFYKEELTLTEIGQVLSLSTSRISQIHSKALFKLKHLLEKINP, from the coding sequence ATGGAACAAGCTGCAAAACTCGAAGAACAAGAATATTGGAATAAATGGATTCATTACCGTGACCATGAAGCTTGCAATGCGCTGATTCACCGCTATTTGCCCCTTGTCAGCTATCATGTACAGCGCATTTCAGTCAGCCTGCCCAAATCAGTTAATAAAGAAGATTTAAAAAGCATAGGCATGGTCGGTCTCTACGATGCTCTTGAAAAATTTGACTACACACGCGACCTGAAATTTGAAACGTATGCTTCTTTCAGAATAAGAGGAGCGATCCTTGACGGACTGAGAAAAGAAGACTGGCTGCCCCGCAGCTCAAGAGAAAAAGCAAAAAAAGTGGATGCCGCCATTGAACGGCTTGAACAAAAATATTTGCGGAATGTTCAACCAAAAGAAGTGGCCGCAGATCTTGAAATGTCGGAAAACGAAGTCATTTCGATCATGAATGAAGGCTTCTTTGCCAATGTTCTCTCTATTGATGATCAAAATCATGAACATGACGAACAGGACCATCAGAAATTCGTCATCCGGGACGAAAAAGCAGAAATGCCTGAAGAGAAAATGGTAAAGGACGAACTGATCGGACAGCTTGCAGAAGTCATTGTCAATCTGACAGAAAAAGAGCAGCAGGTCATCAGCTTATTTTATAAAGAGGAACTGACGCTGACTGAAATCGGGCAGGTCTTAAGTCTATCTACATCACGTATTTCGCAGATTCATTCAAAAGCTCTGTTTAAGCTGAAGCATCTTCTTGAAAAAATTAATCCTTGA
- the rseP gene encoding RIP metalloprotease RseP — protein sequence MNTVLAFVVIFGALVFFHELGHLVLAKRAGILCREFAIGFGPKIFSFTKNETVYTIRLLPLGGFVRMAGEDPEMIEVKPGYNVGLLFNKQDQVEKIILNNKEKYPRARVIEVEQADLEHKMFISGYEQGEEDEVLKHFDVSERSFFIVDGSEVQIAPFNRQFGSKTLGQRTAAIIAGPLMNFILAFVLLFSLGFIQGAPIDEPVLGKLTEDGSAAESGLKEGDEITAIEGKVMSSWKQVVSVIQSNPEQELTFSVNRGGQDLEIEVIPEASKVGEETIGRIGAYNPVEKSFIGSLTYGVTETFNWTKEIVLGLGKLITGQFSIDMLSGPVGIYDMTDQVAKTGVINLMSWAAILSINLGIVNLLPIPALDGGRLLFFLVEALRGKPIDRQKEGVVHFIGFALLMLLMLVVTWNDIQRFFL from the coding sequence GTGAATACCGTTTTGGCGTTTGTTGTTATTTTTGGGGCGCTCGTTTTCTTTCATGAGCTTGGACATCTCGTTTTAGCTAAACGTGCGGGTATTCTTTGCCGTGAGTTTGCGATTGGATTCGGCCCGAAAATCTTTTCTTTTACAAAAAATGAGACGGTCTATACGATCAGACTTCTTCCTTTGGGCGGATTTGTCCGGATGGCCGGCGAAGACCCTGAAATGATAGAGGTTAAGCCCGGATATAATGTCGGACTGCTCTTTAACAAACAGGATCAAGTTGAAAAAATTATTCTGAATAATAAAGAAAAATACCCCCGTGCAAGAGTCATAGAAGTCGAACAGGCAGACCTTGAGCACAAAATGTTCATCTCAGGGTATGAACAGGGCGAAGAAGATGAAGTGCTTAAGCATTTTGATGTCAGCGAGCGTTCATTCTTTATCGTAGATGGATCAGAAGTGCAAATTGCGCCTTTTAACCGCCAGTTCGGTTCAAAAACACTCGGCCAGAGAACGGCTGCGATTATTGCAGGCCCGCTGATGAACTTTATCCTTGCGTTTGTCCTGCTTTTCTCTCTTGGTTTTATTCAGGGAGCTCCAATAGACGAGCCTGTCCTTGGAAAATTGACAGAAGACGGCTCTGCCGCTGAATCAGGCTTAAAAGAGGGAGATGAGATCACGGCCATTGAGGGCAAAGTGATGTCTTCCTGGAAGCAGGTGGTATCTGTTATTCAGTCAAACCCTGAACAGGAGCTTACCTTCAGCGTGAATCGCGGCGGGCAGGATCTTGAAATCGAGGTCATCCCTGAAGCGAGCAAAGTCGGTGAGGAAACCATCGGCAGAATCGGAGCCTATAATCCGGTAGAGAAATCGTTTATCGGTTCATTAACTTACGGTGTCACAGAAACATTTAACTGGACAAAAGAAATTGTCCTCGGACTTGGCAAGCTGATCACAGGCCAGTTTTCCATTGATATGCTTTCAGGCCCTGTCGGCATTTATGATATGACAGATCAAGTAGCAAAAACGGGCGTCATTAATTTGATGAGCTGGGCTGCGATCCTGAGCATTAATCTCGGTATCGTCAACCTTCTTCCAATTCCGGCTCTTGACGGCGGAAGACTGCTCTTTTTCCTTGTTGAAGCGCTTAGAGGGAAACCGATTGACCGCCAGAAAGAGGGCGTTGTCCATTTTATCGGGTTTGCGCTGCTGATGCTCCTGATGCTTGTCGTAACGTGGAATGACATTCAGCGGTTCTTTTTATAA
- a CDS encoding chemotaxis protein CheW, whose translation MIVFQLNNKEYGIAVGKVRSIEKMQTITRVPGTDSFVKGVMNLRGIVTPVIDLRTRFGLVQEELSESSRIIVAALDSYEVGFIVDSANDVIDLSPEEREPAPEVAGAEEAEYIVGVAKSGKRLIILLDLNKVLADTSHSPAINKRNVQLA comes from the coding sequence ATGATTGTTTTTCAGCTTAATAACAAAGAATACGGCATTGCTGTCGGAAAAGTGAGATCAATAGAAAAAATGCAGACGATCACGCGTGTGCCCGGAACAGATTCTTTTGTAAAAGGGGTCATGAACTTGAGGGGGATCGTCACTCCTGTGATCGATCTGAGAACGCGATTTGGGCTTGTGCAGGAAGAATTGTCTGAAAGCAGCCGGATTATTGTCGCGGCTCTTGATTCATATGAAGTAGGTTTTATCGTCGATTCAGCAAATGATGTCATTGATCTGTCTCCTGAAGAGCGTGAGCCTGCACCTGAAGTTGCAGGAGCAGAAGAGGCGGAATACATTGTCGGCGTTGCAAAATCCGGCAAACGCCTGATCATTCTTCTGGATCTGAATAAGGTTTTAGCAGACACATCACATTCCCCTGCCATTAACAAACGGAATGTTCAGCTTGCATAA
- the dxr gene encoding 1-deoxy-D-xylulose-5-phosphate reductoisomerase: MKRISLLGATGSIGQQTLDVIKAHPEQFQLVSMSFGSNLTLGRKAIIEFSPRLVAVNDFDAYSQLKSEFPDVSFAFGEEGLIEAAVLPEADILVNAVMGSVGLLPTLKAIECKKTIAIANKETLVTAGHLVTAHAKTYNVELLPVDSEHSAIFQCLQGENPKSLERLIITASGGSFRDRKREDLENVTVEEALNHPNWSMGAKITIDSATMMNKGLEVIEAHWLFDLPYEKIDVLLHKESIIHSMAEFHDRSVIAQLGTPDMRVPIQYALSYPERLPMPDTKQLNLWEAGKLHFEKADFERYRCLQFAYDSGKIGGTMPTVLNAANEEAVAAFLKGKIKFLQIENLIERALSKHCVITDPNLHIIQEVDKETREFVQSFYS; this comes from the coding sequence GTGAAGAGAATCAGTTTATTGGGTGCAACAGGTTCAATCGGACAGCAGACACTTGATGTCATTAAGGCTCATCCGGAACAATTCCAGCTAGTTTCCATGTCATTTGGAAGCAACCTTACTTTAGGCAGAAAAGCAATTATTGAGTTTTCGCCCCGTTTAGTGGCAGTAAATGACTTTGATGCCTATTCACAGCTGAAAAGTGAATTTCCGGACGTGTCTTTTGCTTTTGGCGAAGAAGGCTTGATTGAAGCTGCCGTTTTGCCTGAAGCAGACATCCTGGTTAATGCTGTTATGGGGAGCGTCGGTCTTCTGCCGACATTAAAAGCAATTGAATGCAAAAAAACGATAGCCATTGCCAATAAAGAAACACTTGTAACGGCAGGACATCTTGTAACGGCTCATGCGAAAACATACAATGTGGAGCTCCTGCCTGTAGACAGCGAGCATTCAGCTATTTTTCAATGTCTTCAGGGTGAGAATCCCAAATCTTTGGAGCGGCTTATTATTACTGCTTCCGGAGGGAGCTTCCGTGACAGAAAGCGGGAGGACCTTGAAAATGTCACGGTGGAAGAAGCCCTTAACCATCCGAACTGGTCGATGGGAGCTAAAATCACGATTGACTCTGCAACAATGATGAACAAAGGTCTTGAAGTCATTGAAGCGCACTGGCTGTTTGACTTGCCGTATGAAAAGATCGATGTGCTGCTGCACAAAGAAAGCATTATCCATTCTATGGCTGAATTTCATGACCGCAGCGTCATTGCCCAGCTTGGAACACCTGATATGAGAGTGCCGATTCAATATGCCCTGTCTTATCCTGAACGGTTGCCGATGCCGGATACAAAACAGCTGAATTTATGGGAGGCGGGCAAGCTCCACTTTGAAAAAGCTGATTTTGAACGGTACCGCTGCTTACAATTTGCTTATGACTCAGGTAAAATTGGAGGAACGATGCCGACTGTCCTGAACGCTGCAAATGAAGAAGCTGTGGCCGCTTTTCTGAAAGGGAAAATTAAGTTTCTTCAAATCGAAAACCTGATTGAGAGGGCACTTTCAAAACATTGTGTGATAACAGACCCGAATCTGCATATCATTCAAGAAGTGGACAAAGAGACAAGAGAATTTGTTCAATCATTCTATTCATAA
- the pyrH gene encoding UMP kinase produces the protein MSKPKYNRIVLKLSGEALAGTDSFGIKPAVIQSIAKQVKEIAELGVEVAVVVGGGNIWRGKIGSEMGMDRATADYMGMLATVMNSLALQDSLETFGIQTRVQTSIEMRQVAEPYIRRKAIRHLEKKRVVIFAAGTGNPYFSTDTTAALRAAEIEADVILMAKNNVDGVYTADPKKDAAAVKYETLSYLDVLKEGLEVMDSTASSLCMDNDIPLIVFSVMEEGNIKRAVLGENIGTIVRGK, from the coding sequence ATGAGCAAACCTAAATATAATCGTATCGTACTTAAATTGAGCGGAGAAGCGTTAGCAGGAACGGACAGCTTCGGCATTAAGCCTGCTGTCATTCAGTCCATTGCCAAGCAAGTGAAAGAAATTGCAGAGCTTGGTGTTGAAGTGGCTGTAGTTGTAGGCGGCGGCAACATCTGGCGCGGCAAAATCGGCAGTGAAATGGGCATGGACCGTGCAACTGCCGACTATATGGGAATGCTTGCTACGGTGATGAATTCACTTGCTCTGCAGGACAGCCTTGAAACGTTCGGCATCCAGACCCGCGTTCAGACTTCCATTGAAATGAGACAAGTTGCAGAGCCGTACATCAGAAGAAAAGCAATCAGACACCTTGAGAAAAAACGAGTTGTCATTTTTGCTGCAGGTACGGGAAATCCTTACTTCTCCACTGATACAACAGCGGCGCTCCGGGCAGCGGAAATTGAAGCAGATGTCATTCTGATGGCAAAAAACAACGTTGACGGCGTCTATACAGCAGATCCAAAGAAAGACGCAGCCGCTGTAAAATACGAAACACTGTCTTACCTTGACGTATTGAAAGAAGGTCTGGAAGTGATGGATTCTACTGCTTCATCACTTTGCATGGACAATGATATCCCGCTGATTGTCTTCTCTGTTATGGAAGAAGGCAACATTAAACGTGCAGTACTCGGCGAAAATATCGGAACAATTGTAAGGGGGAAATAA